A stretch of DNA from Tigriopus californicus strain San Diego chromosome 11, Tcal_SD_v2.1, whole genome shotgun sequence:
TGGCTATCCCATTCTCTTATGGGACCTTAGGTTTCCTCACAGCTGTAGACTTGGACATTATTCCGTTCAAGAAGTACATCAAGCTGACATATATTCCCGTCGAAGGCTTGGATAATGTGGTCGAGGTCTTGGAAAAGGAAACCAGGGACCCCGCCAATGACTCGGTTGAAGGCATCTTGTACTCTTTGAACGAGGCTGTTATTATGACTGGAGTGTTCACAGACGAGTGCGAGAACTGGAGATTGAACAAGATCGGTCGTTGGTTCAAGCCCTTGTTCCATGCTCATGTCAAGCAGTTCCTAAAACCCGAAGATACTATCCCAAAAGTTGAATACATCCCAACCCTTCACTTCTTCCACCGTCACGATAAATCTTGTTTCTGGTTGGTGGACTACATTGTTCCTTTCATCAATCACTGGATCTTCCGATGGTTCTTTGGCTGGACCATGCCACCCAAACATGCCATGATCAAAATCCTCAAGGAAAAATTTGTCCCTCCaaatatgctcaatcagtttgTGTGCCAAGACTTGGCGGTCCAATTCAAGCATCTCAAGGGCTTGGCAGAACTCAGCGATGAAATGACCAAGGTTTATCCAATTTGGCTTTGTCCCTGCAATCATCTTCTCACTCCAGAACAAGAGAAGTTCAGCATGTTCAAGTGGAACGACCTAAATGTTGACTTTGGAGTCTACGGGTAAGACTGCATGATTGGAACATAAGTGGGACTTGTATTTAATGTTCTCCTTCTTACCTAGGTTTACGGGCGTGAAGAGCTATCATCCCGTCGAAGGCCAAAAGCGATTCGAAAAGTACATGATTGACAATGAAGGCTTCCCGGCCTTGTACGCTGAAACGCAATTCACGGAAGAAGAATTCCGACAAATGGTCAATCTAGATACGTATGAACGACTTCGGCGAGAGCTCAATTGTGAAGGCGCATTCCCTCATCTTTACGAGAAAGTTAGCAAACTTGGTCGCACTTCTATTTAAAGCTAAATCCGCCCAACCATGCTCATTTCGACGTCAATAAAGTCACTCGTAAGAGAAAGGTGAAGTTTTCTTGATGGAAACTGCATTCGGGGAGTACGTATTATCCATTGTCATGgtgccaatctcaacaaaacCAGCTGAGCGTTCATGGAAGACAATAATTTATCGCTCAAACACTTCGGGCACTTGCAAAGCCAAACTCTTTCTCCAAACTCAGACAGATTTCACGTCAGTCTCCCGTTTTGAGAAAGCGTTGGCACATGTTCCATTTCTAATCAAAACCTGAACAGGGTGGCCAAGCAATACATACCCGGCGGAATATTTCGTAACAGCAAAATCTAGGGGCTGGTTGGAAAGGAACCCTAAAAGAAGGTAGTGaagtaaagaagaaaaagatccGATGACAGACGTTGCtgatttgatgaatgaaaaaagcacCCCTCGATTTCAAGAGACTCCCAACGTTGTCACGTGTGAAGTGAATAAAAGAGGGTGGGAAGGAATATTGGAGAAGGATGAACTGTCAAGTAAGTTCCTAAATTAAACGTAGTCTTTCTGTTTGAATTGTGACAATACATCAAACCCTCAGAAGAGAGCAAGTGGTTCCAGTGATAGTaggagcaaattgaaaaagtgaacctggaaaaaaagtcaaaatcagtcaaatcTTGATTTGGCTTCCCGAAATAGATGAAATGAACATGAATAATTGAGGGcgtttgaaaagcaaaatcatgGAAGCAAAATGACATAGTAAATGAGATTGACTTGAATTCATACTTTGAGCAACATCGGTTTTCATAGCTGATTGCACGCCAAGTTGTTTTTAGCTGCTATTTTTCTCTAATGAAAATTGTTGTCATGTTTTAGACTATGGAGAACTTCATTTCAAGTAAGACCAGATGCATCATAAAATAGCGAGGTAAGGGGGTTAGGTTGCCATTGAATATAGTATTTTTTGTACTCTTTAGATTTCTACTTGGAATAAGGtcaatttgcatttgcaaCTCATATCAGACATTATGCAAAACCGAGAAAACTCATATTTGAGACGTCAACCAGTTATACAATACAATCCATTTGAATGGATCAAGAGCCGAATCGCACGTGAAATCTCAAAATTAGGTCAAATTAGTCTTCCTATAGAGGATTAAAttattcttcattttcctttgtgtgaattcaaattttcaggaGAAAAAGCATCTTTTGCCTCACAAAAGTATCAACGGAACTGAGAAAATATATTATCGCAACCTATGTTTAAATTCCAATTTATTGCTCGGTAGCCCTTCTTGTCCCATTTGAATACAGTTTCATCAACCTAATTGATGTATCGAGTGTCAAATAACCTTAACACCAATTTATAAACACCATAATCTAAACTTTGTAGTGTCCATAAAGTGGATTTCTATAAACGTATATTTTGAGCTTAGGCccaactttatcaaaggttAGAATCACATTCTTAGCCCGACCAAAACCTGAGCCACCACAATGCACGCAACCCTTCCCGCATGATTGTCCGTTTGTCGAGTGGACTTACTTCGAGTATGACCTTTACAAGGCCAGGCCACCCATTGTGGTCATGAGAAGAATTAGCTTTCAAAATGGTGACTCGTTTCATCGCGTGACTCAAAGCGATCGAAAGCACCTTGTGGAACATTCCCAATTGGAAATGAGCCATACTTGAGTTCAGAATGACTCGTCAAGGTTCCATTGAGTTCCAACTTGAAGTAGTTTTATCCACCCATCAATAGCTCGACTAAAGCCTGACACGGCATTCCTTGTAATACCAACAACCATTTATTATATGATGAGCATATTTGCAATTACATATGAGTGTTCCACTTCCATGTGTGACGATATACTAACCTCAACTAAATTATTCCACGACAATCAACCACACACAGGCACACAATACTAAGAAGCAATTACACCGgaataaaaaaatgggacAATCTCCAGGGAAACAACGGCTTGAGAAAGTCGCCACCGTCGCGTCTGGTTCCACGTTCTAACATGACGCGGTTCCAAAGGCTCTTCAGAAGCATGACATGCAAATATCACCGCCTTCAGTACGATTTAATGAATTCAGACCATATTGACTTGAGCCTCGAGGAAAATGACTTTGCATTTGCTCGAAATACACATCCGAAAAGCCCTCTTTCATCATTGGATGGAAGTTGCGACGTATTCTAGTAGATGGAACCCAGGTAGGATGGCAGAGTCATGAGACCATTTTTGGAACGCGTCCAACCGAGAGGAAAAACGAAAGAAGCTGGAAGCTTGAGAGGTGAGGTGTGGAGAGCTATTCGAGGTAGGATTTCTTGGTACTTTCCACTACCAGATAGTTACCAGTTCACTTTGGAGGCGACGGGAACAAAGAACTAAGAAGAAGAATCAAAGCGCAAATATGAAGCTC
This window harbors:
- the LOC131890222 gene encoding delta(24)-sterol reductase-like, with translation MSLHGMLSWLVVKCPWIPVLFLIPCCIIYDTIAFIRFRWASIFHSRDTRRHEERVQHVQEQVREWKKSGSTATMCTARPGYQSITLQTLKYKKSCQKIEINMPDIISIDTEKKTVRVEPMVTIGQLNDYLIGRGWTLPVVPELDDLTIGGLVMGGGIESTSHKYGLFQYICRMYEMVLADGSVVQCSRDHMTDLWVAIPFSYGTLGFLTAVDLDIIPFKKYIKLTYIPVEGLDNVVEVLEKETRDPANDSVEGILYSLNEAVIMTGVFTDECENWRLNKIGRWFKPLFHAHVKQFLKPEDTIPKVEYIPTLHFFHRHDKSCFWLVDYIVPFINHWIFRWFFGWTMPPKHAMIKILKEKFVPPNMLNQFVCQDLAVQFKHLKGLAELSDEMTKVYPIWLCPCNHLLTPEQEKFSMFKWNDLNVDFGVYGFTGVKSYHPVEGQKRFEKYMIDNEGFPALYAETQFTEEEFRQMVNLDTYERLRRELNCEGAFPHLYEKVSKLGRTSI